In the genome of Triticum urartu cultivar G1812 chromosome 5, Tu2.1, whole genome shotgun sequence, one region contains:
- the LOC125510998 gene encoding serine/threonine-protein kinase phg2-like, with product MDLRESMVADMIQRDDRSKWLSHSNHNIKSFTEDEIRRITSNYETIIGKGGFGEVCKGVLQDGRTVAVKRFIRNEEENFAKELKVHCEINHKNVVRLIGYCAEENALMIVSEYISKGNLSDVLHHECIPITLDTRLRIAVECSEALCYMHSQMYTQVIHGDIKPANILLDDNFNAKVSDFGISRLVNTDSTLFTDRVIGSIGYMDPLFARSGRLTSKSDVYSFGIVLVELITKKKATTRNGGTSIVECFTQALATGKRRVRDLFDVEISSQNNMKVLEGVAELAGQCLRMEMDRRPEMTDVAECLRALKKTQVQGKQTPTIFPWGWRNKPAALNNQQSSSSVTQQSLLPNLYRHFSLRELKSATRNFDNSHLLGQGIHRRVYYGVIYGGPTKVAVKRGSVDYDGSDFQTEIAMMAKLRHDHLVPLVGYCKEENEMILVYDYMARGTLRENLYANNTEEPPLSWRQRLEICIGAAHALHYLHECSFIPNYVSTTNILLDERLVAKVPCKVSVPHNLTHTIYKDYVDPQFYRSCKLTEKSHVYSFGVVLFEVLCARAAYDLNLPRRQAHLVKCALSCQKKGILDLIVDPYLEGKIAPRCFNKFVEIAEKCVSEHGTDRPTMQEVLESLELCLAEQSGSLGDEMPGDDDINGLSRRERRLNLEMYLAEDDDDCSYCSEISKSEDDGMDGDEQFADCMDSELPVA from the coding sequence ATGGACCTTCGAGAAAGTATGGTAGCAGATATGATCCAAAGGGATGATAGATCAAAGTGGTTATCACATAGCAATCATAACATAAAATCCTTCACAGAGGATGAGATAAGAAGAATTACCAGCAACTATGAAACTATCATTGGAAAAGGCGGCTTCGGAGAAGTTTGCAAAGGTGTTCTCCAAGATGGAAGAACAGTTGCAGTCAAGAGATTTATCCGTAATGAAGAGGAAAATTTTGCCAAAGAGCTGAAAGTCCACTGTGAAATCAACCACAAGAATGTAGTTAGGCTCATAGGCTACTGTGCCGAGGAAAATGCCTTAATGATTGTCAGTGAGTACATATCCAAAGGGAATCTCAGCGATGTTCTTCATCATGAATGCATTCCCATCACGTTGGATACACGACTGCGGATCGCGGTGGAGTGTTCAGAGGCACTGTGTTACATGCATTCACAAATGTATACTCAGGTCATTCATGGTGATATCAAGCCTGCCAATATACTATTAGATGACAACTTCAATGCAAAAGTATCCGACTTTGGAATATCAAGACTTGTGAACACAGACTCGACCCTTTTCACTGATCGTGTAATAGGGAGCATAGGTTACATGGACCCTTTGTTTGCCCGCAGCGGGCGTCTCACCTCGAAGAGTGATGTTTACAGTTTCGGAATTGTTCTGGTTGAATTGATCACAAAGAAAAAGGCAACAACAAGAAATGGGGGGACCAGCATAGTTGAATGTTTCACCCAAGCTCTTGCGACAGGGAAGAGAAGGGTGAGAGATCTGTTCGATGTTGAAATCTCAAGCCAGAACAACATGAAGGTTCTTGAAGGGGTTGCAGAGCTGGCAGGACAATGTTTGAGGATGGAGATGGATAGACGCCCTGAGATGACAGACGTGGCAGAATGTCTTCGGGCACTTAAGAAAACTCAAGTTCAAGGAAAACAAACACCAACTATTTTTCCTTGGGGGTGGAGGAACAAGCCAGCTGCTCTAAACAACCAGCAATCTTCTAGCTCAGTCACGCAACAATCTTTGCTACCCAACTTGTACCGCCATTTCTCACTTAGGGAGTTGAAATCTGCGACAAGAAACTTTGATAACTCACACCTTCTTGGTCAGGGTATACATCGTAGAGTTTACTATGGAGTGATTTATGGGGGTCCAACCAAGGTGGCTGTCAAACGTGGCAGTGTTGACTATGATGGAAGTGACTTCCAGACAGAGATAGCGATGATGGCAAAGCTCCGTCACGATCATCTCGTACCATTGGTCGGTTACTGCAAAGAGGAAAACGAGATGATACTGGTCTACGATTACATGGCTCGTGGCACCCTGCGTGAGAACCTTTACGCTAACAACACCGAGGAGCCACCTCTTAGTTGGAGGCAGCGTTTAGAGATTTGCATAGGTGCTGCTCATGCCCTGCATTACCTTCACGAGTGTTCCTTCATCCCCAATTATGTGTCGACGACAAACATTCTCCTGGATGAGAGATTGGTTGCGAAGGTTCCATGTAAAGTCTCGGTGCCGCATAATCTCACGCATACAATATATAAGGATTACGTCGATCCTCAGTTTTACCGCTCTTGCAAACTCACAGAGAAATCCCATGTATATTCCTTTGGTGTTGTGCTATTTGAGGTTTTGTGTGCACGGGCTGCTTATGATCTCAATCTTCCAAGAAGACAAGCTCACTTGGTAAAATGTGCCCTTAGTTGCCAAAAGAAGGGCATCCTTGATCTGATTGTTGATCCCTATCTTGAAGGAAAGATTGCTCCGCGGTGCTTCAACAAGTTTGTGGAGATTGCTGAGAAATGTGTTAGTGAACATGGTACAGACCGCCCTACAATGCAAGAAGTGCTTGAGAGCCTGGAATTGTGCCTTGCAGAACAAAGTGGAAGCCTTGGTGATGAGATGCCAGGCGATGATGACATTAATGGTCTTTCGAGGAGAGAACGTCGGCTGAACCTAGAGATGTACCTTGCAGAAGACGATGATGATTGCAGCTATTGTAGCGAGATATCGAAATCTGAAGATGATGGCATGGATGGAGATGAGCAATTTGCAGATTGTATGGATTCCGAATTGCCAGTGGCTTGA
- the LOC125510997 gene encoding DDT domain-containing protein DDR4-like — protein sequence MAASSPPEQDPPREPPPPEAEAGAPPARRTRPPRACSRPLAPPAPYPTPPPRRPGPGRPRKIAEEEPEEPEPDAPQCRVVTPLVAEPADPGELPRWRLRGMWELASVLNFLQVFRPLLNIAVEFTAEELEDALIVPNGTLEGLHVPLLRSIPPVARMSMADGKWVTVLCRKLKDWWHLVAEGNLPIVASHGAEIETYKELEPATRLMILKAICDIRCEQEDVRIFVDSCLKKGYQLRDFCKERIGGDSHGISYWYDEDPILGHRLYREIRQVEYVKEQTRKSKRKGFLGVPVVSYQWETVATNFVEFEAAAEKLFSSSNRTEVSLGKKLKLNYLPEMEKTHKKKEKLLKKQQREALLLNSYLTFDRFTSGRSHRERKRVTYTFDDYDRSINEALKAIKKSENPVHVVATTNRGVLVPTREASSNGTLAGPSPVCNGQRGESPLKSYSYQGSGGEEKAETLDRRSRQRKRSQRYTTDFVENVSDIDTNFDSDGDIMGEAVYDEEYLRSRKQPKASTSEYDGEFRSEDQAEYSLSSEDEEGIQRSKRLPSRSPQGTRLKSMDVIQTGIKRNKRSARPHMNHQRCSGKDSGLGKPGELNTSDPDAGSGALDSANTSIKSQEQRLLHIVKMHAPGREESKVGGRRFLHLNEIAPAGGFDGAPVRS from the exons AtggccgcctcctcgccgccggaGCAGGATCCTCCGCGCGAGCCCCCGCCGCCCGAGGCGGAGGCCGGCGCGCCGCCGGCGAGGAGGACGCGCCCGCCGCGCGCGTGCAGCCGCCCCctcgcgccgcccgcgccctacCCCACGCCCCCGCCGCGGCGGCCGGGCCCGGGCCGCCCGAGGAAGATCGCGGAGGAGGAGCCCGAGGAGCCGGAGCCGGACGCGCCGCAATGCCGCGTCGTGACGCCGCTCGTCGCGGAGCCCGCGGACCCCGGCGAGCTGCCGCGGTGGAGGCTGCGGGGCATGTGGGAGCTCGCCTCCGTCCTCAACTTCCTCCAG GTGTTCCGGCCATTGCTCAACATCGCGGTGGAGTTCACGGCGGAGGAGCTGGAGGACGCCCTCATAGTGCCCAATGGCACGTTGGAAGGCTTGCATGTGCCGCTATTAAGG TCGATTCCTCCTGTAGCTCGAATGTCCATGGCAGACGGAAAATGGGTGACTGTGTTATGTAGAAAATTGAAGGACTGGTGGCATCTG GTTGCAGAAGGCAATCTACCAATCGTTGCCTCACATGG AGCGGAAATTGAAACGTACAAGGAACTTGAGCCAGCGACTCGATTAATGATCCTGAAAGCAATATGTGACATACGTTGTGAG CAAGAGGATGTTCGGATCTTCGTAGATAGTTGTCTAAAAAAGGGTTATCAGCTCCGTGATTTCTGCAAAGAACGAATTGGGGGAGATTCCCATGGAATCTCATACTG GTATGATGAAGATCCGATTCTCGGGCATCGATTATATCGTGAAATTAGACAAGTGGAGTATGTGAAGGAGCAAACAAGAAAATCTAAACGAAAGGGGTTCTTAGGTGTTCCAGTTGTATCCTATCAGTGGGAGACTGTCGCGACAAACTTTGTTGAATTTGAAGCAGCAGCA GAAAAACTCTTTTCAAGTAGTAACAGGACAGAGGTCTCACTTGGAAAGAAGTTGAAGCTCAATTATCTCCCAGAGATGGAAAAGACTCACAAG AAGAAGGAGAAGCTGCTAAAAAAGCAACAAAGAGAAGCCCTTCTCCTTAATAGCTACTTGACATTTGATAGATTCACCTCTGGCCGCTCCCATCGTGAAAGAAAGCGTGTCACCTATACTTTCG ATGATTATGACCGTTCAATAAATGAGGCCCTAAAAGCAATAAA GAAAAGTGAGAACCCTGTTCATGTGGTTGCCACTACCAACAGAGGAGTACTTGTCCCAACACGAGAGGCATCAAGTAATGGTACGTTAGCTGGACCCTCACCTGTATGTAATGGACAGCGTGGAGAATCTCCACTGAAGTCATATAGCTACCAAGGGAGTGGTGGTGAGGAAAAGGCTGAGACCCTTGATCGTAG GTCTCGTCAAAGAAAAAGATCTCAAAGATACACAACAGACTTTGTTGAGAATGTCTCGGACATCGACACGAACTTTGACAGTGATGGCGATATCATGGGTGAAGCTGTCTATGACGAGGAGTATCTTAGAAGTCGAAAACAACCCAAGGCAAGTACTTCAGAGTACGATGGAGAGTTTCGATCAGAAGACCAAGCGGAGTATTCTTTGAGCAGTGAAGATGAAGAGGGGATTCAACGGTCCAAAAGGTTGCCAAGCCGCAGCCCTCAAGGGACCAGGCTGAAATCCATGGATGTAATCCAAACAGGCATCAAGCGAAATAAGCGTTCTGCCCGGCCCCATATGAACCATCAGCGATGCTCTGGTAAAGATTCCGGATTGGGAAAGCCAGGTGAATTGAACACATCTGATCCAGATGCCGGCTCTGGTGCACTAGACAGTGCAAATACCTCAATAAAAAGTCAAGAGCAGCGCCTGCTTCACATAGTGAAGATGCACGCTCCTGGCAGGGAAGAGAGCAAAGTTGGTGGGAGAAGATTCCTCCATCTTAATGAGATTGCACCTGCTGGTGGTTTTGACGGTGCGCCAGTGCGATCTTGA